Proteins from one Impatiens glandulifera chromosome 2, dImpGla2.1, whole genome shotgun sequence genomic window:
- the LOC124925933 gene encoding uncharacterized protein LOC124925933 has protein sequence MIKRSTFSFFIFYLSIQTLATLTPATDSYARFNISLFLFPRIADDFRPQPSTFLEDVLKAISIRQNWNETSGVKVTKLDSANAKFGDSRRYDIRLRVGKSEVSFRLRDEVSLWKKLKNGGEFEPSVREIGSNPVLDKFLIRGPLELLMNGSDELLLQLPLNVTHTGLKRILVGEGIMVEVRNAQEVTLFHSLQQGFNSKVRTHFSPFEHESCTPLFPIHISGPASVIAYSSRNQNAHVVKTFLSKDTIKLLPEICYAKDTNRNQRFPVDSLKSRIVIIDKLMRSLVSDKHARSSLKVKIKASTVVRFKIDLERDTKLNDSDGTRESTMAEWRTRPNMERVCYEVVARIDEDRLKPLVVKRSRPFIEVDTYAWSDLLSNISFTKFPSLMVPPESLTLDVKW, from the exons atgattaaacGATCTACTTTCTCCTTCttcatattttatctctcaATCCAAACCCTAGCAACGCTAACTCCCGCAACCGATTCCTACGCAAGGTTCaatatctctctctttctctttcctAGAATCGCCGACGATTTTCGTCCTCAACCATCAACTTTCCTCGAG GATGTTTTGAAAGCAATTTCGATACGGCAGAATTGGAACGAGACTAGTGGAGTAAAAGTAACGAAGTTGGATTCAGCAAACGCTAAATTTGGCGATTCTCGTAGGTACGATATACGTCTTCGTGTTGGAAAGAGCGAAGTTAGTTTTAGGCTTCGAGACGAAGTATCGTTATGGAAGAAACTGAAGAATGGAGGCGAATTTGAGCCATCTGTTCGTGAAATTGGATCGAATCCTGTTCTTGATAAATTTCTTATTCGTGGACCATTGGAGTTATTGATGAATGGATCTGATGAACTGTTGCTTCAATTGCCG CTGAATGTTACTCATACTGGTTTGAAGAGAATCCTAGTTGGTGAAGGTATAATGGTGGAAGTGAGAAATGCTCAAGAGGTAACTCTGTTTCATTCTCTTCAACAAGGGTTCAATTCGAAAGTAAGAACTCATTTTTCGCCATTTGAGCATGAATCATGTACACCATTGTTTCCTATACATATATCTGGCCCAGCTTCTGTAATTGCCTACTCATCGAGAAATCAAAACGCCCACGTCGTCAAAACTTTCCTTTCGAAAGACACAATCAAACTGTTACCCGAGATATGTTACGCCAAAGACACAAACAGAAACCAGAGATTTCCTGTCGATTCACTGAAATCGAGAATTGTAATAATCGATAAGCTAATGAGGAGTTTAGTTTCCGATAAACATGCCAGAAGCTCCTTAAAAGTGAAAATCAAGGCTTCGACAGTCGTTCGGTTTAAGATTGATCTAGAAAGGGATACGAAATTAAACGACAGTGATGGTACTCGAGAGAGCACGATGGCAGAGTGGCGAACGAGGCCCAATATGGAACGTGTTTGTTATGAAGTAGTGGCCAGGATTGACGAGGATAGGTTAAAACCGTTGGTTGTGAAGAGATCTAGACCGTTCATCGAGGTTGATACATATGCGTGGAGTGATTTGTTGTCGAATATCTCCTTTACTAAGTTTCCCTCATTGATGGTCCCTCCTGAGTCTTTAACATTGGATGTGAAATGGTAA